Proteins encoded within one genomic window of Streptomyces taklimakanensis:
- a CDS encoding CapA family protein — protein MRGTHDGTRTERTRRTVAGHRPGLRRGPRPGGGAHAGRIRVAAPAAVLLALAVLASCTGRDTPAGGAGDAAPADERRSFTVVATGDIIPYPSIIRQARLDAGGKGHDFTDILAGVRPVVASADIALCHMETPYGDEDGPFTGYPLFRSPPQLAEALRATGYDSCSTASNHSLDDGFDGVRRTLDALDEAGVRHAGTARSATEAARPAVLRAGGAEIAHLAYTYGTNGIPIPEERPWAVRLLEPERVIADARAARRAGADVVVVSVHWGTEWQQAPDPTQLRLARELTAARTDGRGDIDLVVGTHNHVPQPYEKVNGTWVVYGLGDQVAGFVPADKRSGNEGSMARFTFAPEPDGEGWTVTRAEFLVGHSDTGPPFRVVRATGENFPEVRERVREAVLSRGAAEDGLTEAR, from the coding sequence ATGCGCGGAACGCACGACGGCACGCGGACGGAACGGACCCGACGGACGGTGGCGGGACACCGGCCCGGCCTCCGACGCGGACCCCGCCCGGGAGGCGGCGCGCACGCCGGCCGAATACGCGTCGCGGCCCCGGCGGCCGTTCTCCTGGCGCTCGCCGTCCTGGCCTCGTGCACCGGCCGTGACACCCCGGCCGGCGGCGCGGGGGACGCGGCGCCGGCCGACGAACGGCGGTCCTTCACCGTGGTCGCCACCGGCGACATCATCCCGTACCCCTCGATCATCCGGCAGGCGCGACTGGACGCGGGCGGGAAGGGCCACGACTTCACCGACATCCTGGCCGGGGTGAGGCCGGTCGTCGCCTCCGCCGACATCGCGCTGTGCCACATGGAGACCCCCTACGGCGACGAGGACGGCCCCTTCACCGGCTATCCGCTGTTCCGCTCGCCGCCGCAGCTGGCCGAGGCGCTGCGGGCGACGGGCTACGACAGCTGCTCGACCGCCTCCAACCACAGCCTCGACGACGGCTTCGACGGGGTGCGCCGCACCCTGGACGCCCTGGACGAGGCCGGGGTGCGGCACGCGGGCACGGCCCGCAGCGCGACGGAGGCCGCCCGTCCGGCCGTGCTGCGGGCGGGCGGGGCCGAGATCGCCCACCTCGCCTACACCTACGGGACCAACGGCATCCCGATCCCCGAGGAACGCCCCTGGGCGGTACGGCTGCTGGAACCGGAACGGGTGATCGCCGACGCCCGCGCCGCCCGCCGGGCCGGAGCCGACGTGGTGGTCGTCAGTGTCCACTGGGGCACCGAGTGGCAGCAGGCCCCCGACCCGACGCAGCTCCGGCTCGCCCGGGAGCTGACCGCCGCGCGCACCGACGGCCGCGGGGACATAGACCTGGTCGTCGGCACCCACAACCACGTTCCACAGCCCTACGAGAAGGTGAACGGCACCTGGGTGGTCTACGGGCTGGGCGACCAGGTCGCCGGCTTCGTCCCGGCCGACAAGCGCAGCGGCAACGAGGGCTCGATGGCCCGCTTCACCTTCGCCCCCGAGCCCGACGGCGAGGGCTGGACCGTGACACGGGCGGAGTTCCTGGTCGGCCACTCCGACACCGGCCCGCCCTTCCGCGTCGTCCGCGCCACCGGGGAGAACTTCCCCGAGGTGCGCGAACGGGTGCGCGAGGCGGTGCTGAGCCGGGGCGCCGCCGAGGACGGGCTGACCGAGGCCCGGTGA
- a CDS encoding undecaprenyl-diphosphate phosphatase, which translates to MSWFEAFILGLVQGLTEFLPISSSAHLRLTAVFAGWEDPGAAFTAVTQIGTETAVLIYFRKDIARIVSAWFRSLYDRRARSEHDAKLGWLVIVGSIPIGVLGLSLKDHIEGPFRDLRLIATTLIVLGVVLGVADRLAARDASGGRHRAVRERKGLEKLTVRDGLLYGMAQAMALVPGVSRSGATISGGLFMGYSREAAARYSFLLAIPAVLASGLFELTEIGEGHVSWAPTLFATVLAFLVAYAVIAWFMKFISTKSFMPFVVYRILLGLLIFGLIAAGVISPHAGEAVG; encoded by the coding sequence ATGTCTTGGTTCGAAGCGTTCATCCTCGGGCTCGTCCAGGGGCTGACCGAGTTCCTGCCCATCTCCTCCAGCGCCCACCTGCGGCTGACCGCGGTCTTCGCGGGGTGGGAGGACCCCGGCGCGGCCTTCACCGCCGTCACCCAGATCGGCACCGAGACCGCCGTGCTGATCTACTTCCGCAAGGACATCGCGCGGATCGTCTCCGCCTGGTTCCGCTCCCTGTACGACCGGCGGGCGCGCAGCGAGCACGACGCCAAGCTGGGTTGGCTGGTGATCGTCGGCTCCATACCCATCGGCGTCCTGGGCCTCAGCCTCAAGGACCACATCGAGGGCCCCTTCCGGGATCTGCGGCTGATCGCCACCACACTGATCGTGCTGGGCGTCGTGCTGGGCGTGGCCGACCGGCTGGCGGCCCGCGACGCGAGCGGCGGACGGCACCGCGCCGTACGGGAGCGCAAGGGTCTGGAGAAACTGACCGTGCGCGACGGCCTGCTGTACGGCATGGCCCAGGCGATGGCGTTGGTCCCGGGCGTGTCCCGGTCGGGCGCGACGATCAGCGGCGGCCTGTTCATGGGCTACTCCCGCGAGGCGGCCGCCCGCTACTCGTTCCTGCTGGCCATCCCCGCCGTGCTCGCCTCCGGCCTGTTCGAGCTGACGGAGATCGGCGAGGGACACGTCTCCTGGGCGCCGACGCTCTTCGCCACCGTCCTGGCCTTCCTGGTGGCCTACGCGGTCATCGCCTGGTTCATGAAGTTCATCTCCACGAAGAGCTTCATGCCCTTCGTGGTCTACCGCATACTGCTGGGCCTGCTGATCTTCGGACTCATCGCGGCCGGGGTGATCTCGCCGCACGCGGGCGAAGCGGTGGGCTGA
- a CDS encoding VTT domain-containing protein has translation MLVPARQSAGPAARCASVLFSPWSRLSLLAVLLVAAATTVALHDPQHLLTDARPPRLSGAGAVVAFAAAYGLCTAALVPRPVLNLAAGALFGAWSGTAAAVAGTVLGAGIAFGLGRLLGRDALRPLLVRGRWMEACDRRLSRHGFRSVLVLRVLPGIPFAVSNYGASVTRVRCSAFLAGTALGCVPNTAAYAVAGSRAADPTSPVFLIASAAIAVPAVVAALVAWRGHPGARRPWAAVRSEPAGATGTGVPEPASEKSPRGSVTGPVRAGDRRSPAVSLPVPDRP, from the coding sequence GTGCTCGTCCCCGCTCGGCAGTCCGCAGGCCCCGCCGCCCGGTGCGCCTCGGTGCTGTTCTCCCCGTGGTCCCGTCTGTCCCTCCTCGCCGTGCTGTTGGTCGCCGCCGCCACGACCGTGGCCCTCCACGACCCGCAGCACCTGCTGACCGACGCCCGACCGCCCCGGCTGTCCGGCGCCGGCGCGGTGGTCGCGTTCGCCGCCGCGTACGGTCTGTGCACGGCGGCGCTGGTGCCCCGGCCCGTGCTGAACCTGGCCGCGGGCGCCCTCTTCGGCGCCTGGTCGGGCACGGCCGCGGCCGTGGCCGGGACGGTGCTCGGCGCCGGGATCGCCTTCGGACTCGGACGGCTGCTGGGTCGGGACGCGCTGCGTCCGCTGCTGGTGAGGGGCCGCTGGATGGAAGCCTGCGACCGACGGCTGAGCCGACACGGCTTCCGCTCCGTGCTGGTGCTGCGGGTGCTGCCGGGCATCCCGTTCGCCGTCTCCAACTACGGCGCCTCGGTGACCCGGGTGCGCTGCTCGGCGTTCCTGGCCGGCACCGCGCTGGGCTGTGTGCCCAACACCGCCGCGTACGCCGTCGCCGGCAGTCGGGCGGCCGATCCGACCTCCCCGGTCTTCCTGATCGCGTCCGCCGCCATCGCCGTTCCGGCGGTGGTCGCGGCCCTCGTCGCCTGGCGCGGGCACCCGGGGGCGCGGCGGCCGTGGGCGGCGGTGCGGTCCGAGCCGGCCGGAGCCACGGGAACCGGGGTTCCGGAACCGGCGTCCGAGAAGTCGCCGCGCGGGTCCGTCACCGGGCCGGTACGCGCGGGCGACAGGCGTTCGCCCGCCGTTTCCCTGCCCGTTCCGGACCGGCCATAG
- a CDS encoding spermidine synthase, with the protein MGSDRTDRADQTNRAAAEPAAEPVPVTGAVDLGTARLLPDVDRARAWLLTVDGAPQSYVDLDDPTHLEFEYTRRIAHVLDLAAAPGAPLEVLHLGGGALTLPRYLAATRPGSRQWVADRDRALLDLVTEHLPLPEGSGIEVRAEDALEALRARPPASVDVLVVDVFGGARIPAHLTTLGCAREAARVLRPGGLYVANLADAAPFAFLRSQLAGLGAVLGRLCLVAEPAVLRGRRFGNVVPVASRAEPPVAELARRVAADPFPARVVHGDALERLVGDARPVQDGESAPSPEPPDGAFVVG; encoded by the coding sequence ATGGGCAGCGACAGGACGGACCGGGCGGACCAGACGAACCGGGCGGCGGCCGAACCGGCGGCCGAACCGGTCCCCGTGACCGGTGCCGTGGACCTGGGCACCGCGCGGCTGCTGCCCGACGTGGACCGGGCGCGGGCCTGGCTGCTGACCGTGGACGGCGCGCCCCAGTCGTACGTGGACCTCGACGACCCGACCCACCTGGAGTTCGAGTACACGCGCCGCATCGCCCACGTCCTCGACCTCGCCGCCGCCCCCGGGGCTCCACTGGAGGTCCTGCACCTGGGCGGCGGGGCCCTGACCCTGCCCCGCTACCTGGCGGCCACCCGACCCGGCTCCCGCCAGTGGGTGGCGGACCGCGATCGGGCCCTGCTGGACCTGGTCACCGAGCACCTGCCGCTGCCGGAGGGCAGCGGGATCGAGGTGCGGGCCGAGGACGCGCTGGAGGCGCTGCGCGCCCGGCCGCCGGCATCGGTGGACGTGCTGGTCGTCGACGTCTTCGGCGGCGCGCGGATCCCGGCCCACCTGACCACCCTCGGCTGCGCGCGGGAGGCCGCCCGGGTGCTGCGGCCGGGCGGCCTCTACGTCGCCAACCTCGCCGACGCCGCGCCGTTCGCCTTCCTCCGCTCCCAACTGGCCGGCCTCGGCGCGGTCCTCGGCCGGCTGTGCCTGGTCGCCGAGCCCGCCGTGCTGCGGGGCCGCCGTTTCGGCAACGTCGTGCCGGTCGCCTCCCGCGCCGAGCCGCCCGTGGCGGAGCTGGCCCGACGGGTCGCCGCCGACCCCTTCCCCGCGCGGGTGGTGCACGGCGACGCCCTGGAGCGCCTGGTGGGAGACGCCCGTCCGGTTCAGGACGGCGAGTCGGCGCCCTCGCCGGAACCGCCGGACGGCGCCTTCGTGGTCGGCTGA
- a CDS encoding MFS transporter — MTAPKATGSRTGRPSRPAWAGRNYTLLTAAAVITGLGNSGALIAAAFAVLASGGDGTDVGLVAAARTVPLVVLLLVGGAVADRLPRHRVMVAANALNCVSQGVFAALVITGEVRLWQMVLLSALGGTGHAFFAPAAEGMVLATVRGEQAGRAFAVFRMGVNGASIGGAALGGALIAALGPGWVLAVDAAAFAVAGALRAALDLTDMPGRVPGGGLLGDLRDGWREVVGRPWLWAIVLQFSVVNAVVAAAEAVYGPQVAEEHLGGARPWGLALAAYGAGTVLGGLLMVRLRPRRILLVGTLCVFPLALPSAALAVPVPVAWLVAAMFATGVTLEVFGVTWMTALHQEVPEEKFSRVSAYDWLGSIALVPVATAAAGPVETLVGRPAALWGCSALVVLLTAAVLCVPDVRNLTRRGAPAAPGAPVASGGSGTPGAPVVAPGGQPTTKAPSGGSGEGADSPS, encoded by the coding sequence GTGACGGCCCCGAAGGCGACCGGGAGCCGGACGGGGCGGCCGTCCCGCCCGGCCTGGGCGGGCCGCAACTACACCCTGCTGACCGCCGCCGCCGTGATCACCGGCCTGGGCAACTCGGGCGCGCTGATCGCGGCGGCGTTCGCCGTGCTCGCCTCGGGCGGCGACGGAACCGACGTGGGGCTGGTCGCCGCCGCCCGCACCGTCCCCCTGGTCGTCCTGCTGCTGGTCGGCGGGGCCGTCGCCGACCGGCTGCCCCGCCACCGGGTGATGGTGGCGGCCAACGCGCTCAACTGTGTCTCCCAGGGCGTCTTCGCGGCGCTGGTGATCACGGGGGAGGTGCGGCTGTGGCAGATGGTGCTGCTCTCCGCGCTGGGCGGCACCGGACACGCGTTCTTCGCCCCGGCCGCCGAGGGCATGGTCCTGGCCACCGTCCGCGGCGAGCAGGCCGGGCGCGCCTTCGCGGTCTTCCGCATGGGCGTCAACGGTGCCTCCATCGGGGGCGCGGCGCTCGGCGGCGCGCTGATCGCCGCCCTCGGCCCCGGTTGGGTACTGGCCGTGGACGCCGCCGCCTTCGCGGTGGCGGGGGCGCTGCGCGCTGCGCTGGACCTGACCGACATGCCCGGACGCGTACCGGGCGGCGGGCTGCTGGGAGACCTGCGCGACGGCTGGCGCGAGGTGGTGGGGCGCCCCTGGCTGTGGGCCATCGTCCTGCAGTTCTCCGTGGTCAACGCGGTGGTCGCGGCGGCCGAGGCGGTGTACGGGCCGCAGGTCGCCGAGGAGCACCTGGGCGGCGCCCGGCCGTGGGGCCTGGCGCTGGCCGCCTACGGCGCGGGCACGGTGCTGGGCGGACTGCTGATGGTCCGCCTCAGACCGCGCCGCATCCTGCTCGTGGGCACGCTGTGCGTCTTCCCGCTGGCGCTGCCCTCGGCCGCGCTGGCGGTACCGGTGCCGGTGGCGTGGCTGGTCGCGGCGATGTTCGCCACCGGTGTCACGCTCGAGGTGTTCGGGGTGACCTGGATGACGGCGCTGCACCAGGAGGTGCCCGAGGAGAAGTTCTCCCGGGTCTCCGCCTACGACTGGTTGGGGTCCATCGCCCTGGTCCCGGTGGCCACCGCCGCGGCCGGCCCGGTCGAGACGCTGGTGGGGCGGCCCGCCGCGCTGTGGGGCTGCTCGGCCCTGGTGGTGCTGTTGACGGCCGCGGTGCTGTGCGTGCCGGACGTGCGGAACCTCACCCGGCGCGGCGCCCCGGCGGCCCCCGGTGCCCCCGTCGCCTCCGGCGGTTCGGGGACGCCCGGCGCGCCCGTCGTCGCCCCCGGCGGTCAGCCGACCACGAAGGCGCCGTCCGGCGGTTCCGGCGAGGGCGCCGACTCGCCGTCCTGA
- a CDS encoding gamma carbonic anhydrase family protein has product MERRAMVAGVAGREPVVHPEAYLAPTAVVVGEVELGAGSGIWYNAVLRGDCAAVTVGAGSNVQDNCTVHADPGFPTVVGERVSVGHNAVLHGCVVEDDVLIGMGATVLNGARVGAGSLVAAHALVPQGMEIPPGSLVAGVPARIRRELTAEEREGIVLNAEVYRELADTHRETLTVREDGPA; this is encoded by the coding sequence ATGGAGCGGCGGGCGATGGTCGCGGGCGTGGCGGGCAGGGAACCGGTGGTGCACCCGGAGGCGTACCTCGCCCCGACCGCCGTGGTGGTCGGCGAGGTGGAGCTCGGGGCGGGCTCGGGGATCTGGTACAACGCGGTGCTCCGGGGCGACTGCGCCGCCGTCACCGTCGGCGCCGGGAGCAACGTCCAGGACAACTGCACCGTGCACGCCGACCCCGGCTTCCCGACGGTGGTGGGCGAGCGCGTCTCGGTGGGCCACAACGCGGTGCTGCACGGGTGCGTCGTCGAGGACGACGTGCTGATCGGGATGGGCGCCACGGTGCTGAACGGAGCCCGGGTGGGCGCCGGTTCGCTGGTGGCGGCGCACGCCCTGGTCCCGCAGGGCATGGAGATCCCGCCCGGCTCCCTGGTCGCCGGGGTGCCCGCCCGGATCCGGCGGGAGCTGACCGCCGAGGAGCGGGAGGGCATCGTCCTCAACGCCGAGGTCTACCGGGAACTGGCCGACACCCACCGGGAGACGCTCACGGTCCGGGAGGACGGCCCCGCCTGA
- a CDS encoding DapH/DapD/GlmU-related protein — protein MPNDRNTFSSRLSRTVSGLASRTVHALWRHAQRAGAVTAERPGPHAFRRIGAGTRLAFPQGTLFGTEWIELGAHCVIGAEVTLTAGMMPGLDLGPETVLRLGDGVVLGRGSHVVADTAAAGVSIGDDVFCGPYVYITSTNHSYDDPHLPVGRQWPRSAPVEIGPGGWLGTGAVVLPGARLGRNVVVAAGSVVRGEVPDHCVVAGAPAKVVRRWEPEEGWRPPLRTPPPPPLPEGVTSEQLLALAALDVSGDEGGRLESTAGRPPGGAPAIGTERETDGMRAP, from the coding sequence GTGCCCAACGACAGGAACACGTTCTCATCCCGGCTCTCCCGCACCGTGTCCGGCCTGGCCTCCCGAACGGTGCACGCGCTGTGGCGGCACGCGCAGCGGGCGGGCGCCGTCACGGCCGAACGCCCGGGACCGCACGCGTTCCGCCGCATCGGCGCGGGCACCCGACTGGCCTTCCCGCAGGGCACGCTCTTCGGCACGGAGTGGATCGAGTTGGGCGCCCACTGCGTGATCGGCGCGGAGGTCACGCTGACCGCCGGGATGATGCCCGGCCTCGACCTCGGGCCGGAGACGGTGCTGCGGCTGGGCGACGGCGTGGTGCTCGGGCGCGGCAGCCACGTGGTCGCCGACACGGCCGCCGCGGGCGTGTCGATCGGGGACGACGTCTTCTGCGGCCCGTACGTCTACATCACCTCCACCAACCACTCCTACGACGACCCCCACCTCCCGGTCGGCCGGCAGTGGCCGCGATCGGCCCCCGTGGAGATCGGTCCGGGCGGCTGGTTGGGCACGGGGGCCGTGGTGCTGCCGGGGGCGAGGCTGGGGCGGAACGTGGTGGTGGCGGCCGGGTCGGTGGTGCGCGGCGAGGTGCCCGACCACTGCGTGGTCGCCGGCGCGCCCGCCAAGGTCGTACGGCGCTGGGAGCCGGAGGAGGGCTGGCGCCCCCCGCTGCGCACCCCGCCGCCCCCGCCGCTCCCGGAGGGGGTCACCTCCGAGCAGCTCCTCGCCCTGGCGGCGCTCGACGTCTCCGGGGACGAAGGGGGCAGACTGGAGTCGACGGCCGGTCGCCCGCCGGGGGGAGCACCGGCCATCGGGACGGAACGGGAGACCGACGGGATGCGTGCGCCGTGA